The following are from one region of the Paenibacillus sp. KS-LC4 genome:
- the flhF gene encoding flagellar biosynthesis protein FlhF encodes MRVKRYVVNALPEALPMIRSDLGKDAVILNTKEVKVGGFMGMFRKKKMEVIAAIESSAAAPNNPPQQRKAPDDVSAVMAAITETMQKQQRAAAANAAAATATIEPPARAAPVAAASPVSEQLMDEIKGIKQSLLQLSSQKAGNSFSEAAQALHNRLQEQELEAEWIDQLMAIISEREAEQREPLTRSQVWELAKRQLLEWMAPYAAGMIDEQARIVHFVGPTGVGKTTTIAKLAANQTIKHNKKVGFITSDTYRIAAVDQLRTYANILNIPLEVVFSPMDLPKAFKQLEDRELIYMDTAGRNFRNELNVSEVNSLLQSHDRNETVLVLSLTGKTKDMTSVAGNFVKYGIEKVLFTKQDETAVYGSIFNLVMKFGLTPTYVARGQTVPDDIGRFDAAAYMFDLLGEADDE; translated from the coding sequence ATGAGAGTGAAACGTTATGTGGTCAATGCCCTTCCCGAGGCGCTGCCAATGATTCGAAGCGATCTTGGCAAGGATGCCGTTATATTGAATACGAAAGAAGTCAAAGTCGGCGGCTTCATGGGTATGTTTCGTAAAAAGAAAATGGAAGTTATTGCCGCTATTGAGTCCAGCGCTGCTGCCCCAAACAATCCGCCGCAGCAGCGCAAAGCGCCGGATGATGTCAGTGCCGTAATGGCTGCCATTACGGAGACGATGCAGAAGCAGCAGCGTGCAGCAGCGGCAAACGCAGCAGCTGCTACAGCTACGATTGAACCGCCGGCAAGAGCTGCGCCAGTTGCAGCGGCTTCTCCGGTAAGCGAACAGCTGATGGATGAAATTAAAGGGATTAAGCAGTCCCTCCTACAGCTTTCTTCTCAGAAAGCAGGAAATTCATTTTCGGAAGCTGCACAAGCGCTTCATAACCGCCTTCAAGAGCAGGAGCTGGAAGCGGAGTGGATCGATCAGCTAATGGCGATCATCTCTGAGCGGGAAGCGGAGCAAAGGGAGCCATTGACACGTTCGCAAGTATGGGAGCTAGCCAAACGGCAGTTGCTGGAATGGATGGCTCCATATGCTGCCGGCATGATTGATGAGCAGGCTAGAATCGTTCATTTTGTTGGTCCAACGGGCGTAGGAAAAACGACAACAATCGCTAAGCTTGCGGCTAATCAAACGATTAAGCATAACAAGAAAGTAGGCTTTATTACATCGGATACGTACCGAATTGCAGCCGTCGACCAACTGAGAACGTACGCGAATATATTAAATATTCCGCTGGAGGTTGTTTTTTCTCCTATGGATTTGCCGAAGGCATTCAAGCAGCTTGAAGACCGAGAGCTCATCTATATGGACACGGCTGGCCGCAACTTCCGTAATGAGCTGAATGTCTCAGAAGTGAATAGCCTGCTTCAATCGCATGATCGTAACGAAACGGTGCTTGTGCTGAGTCTTACCGGCAAAACGAAGGATATGACGTCAGTAGCCGGAAACTTTGTGAAATACGGCATCGAGAAGGTATTGTTTACGAAGCAGGATGAAACGGCGGTGTACGGCTCTATTTTCAACCTTGTGATGAAGTTTGGTTTAACACCGACTTATGTGGCAAGAGGGCAGACGGTGCCGGACGATATTGGTCGTTTTGACGCTGCTGCTTATATGTTTGACTTGCTGGGGGAAGCAGACGATGAATGA
- a CDS encoding MinD/ParA family protein, giving the protein MNDQAEALRHMVKASSSEGSKRETRILAVTSGKGGVGKSNFSLNFALMLQRLGQKVLVFDVDIGMANIDILMGVRSSYHLYHLFKQDKTIWDVVQEGPEGLHYIAGGSGIKDLLELSDKELTLFMEQVSKLQGLYDVIVFDTGAGLSKETARFIAAAQETIVVTTPEPTSITDAYALIKMVKAMGIHPNFRLVVNRADSKREGRLTADKINLAAERFLEASLPFLGLVPDDAHVGKAVKRQIPFTIAYPGSEASKAMHEIAVRFLEINRPESDAKNGVKGFLHKLFKLTR; this is encoded by the coding sequence ATGAATGATCAGGCTGAAGCGCTGCGACATATGGTAAAGGCAAGCAGCAGCGAAGGCAGCAAGCGCGAGACGCGCATTTTGGCAGTCACCAGCGGCAAGGGCGGTGTGGGCAAGTCCAACTTTAGTCTCAATTTTGCGCTGATGCTTCAGAGGCTGGGTCAGAAGGTTCTCGTTTTTGATGTCGATATTGGAATGGCCAATATTGATATACTGATGGGCGTACGCTCCTCCTACCATTTATACCATTTGTTCAAGCAGGACAAAACGATTTGGGATGTCGTTCAGGAAGGGCCCGAAGGGCTGCATTATATTGCAGGTGGATCAGGCATCAAGGATTTGCTGGAGCTGTCGGATAAAGAACTGACTTTGTTTATGGAGCAGGTTTCCAAGCTTCAAGGTCTGTACGACGTTATTGTGTTTGATACGGGAGCGGGACTTTCCAAGGAAACGGCGAGATTTATTGCCGCAGCTCAGGAAACCATCGTTGTTACGACGCCAGAGCCGACATCTATAACCGATGCGTATGCCTTGATTAAGATGGTAAAAGCGATGGGTATCCATCCTAATTTCAGACTTGTTGTTAATCGGGCAGACAGCAAGCGGGAAGGTCGACTAACAGCAGATAAAATCAATTTGGCTGCTGAGCGCTTCCTAGAAGCCTCCTTGCCATTTCTTGGGCTTGTTCCCGATGATGCTCATGTGGGCAAGGCAGTAAAACGCCAGATTCCTTTCACGATTGCCTACCCAGGCAGTGAAGCATCGAAAGCGATGCATGAAATTGCAGTTCGTTTTCTCGAAATCAATAGACCGGAATCTGATGCTAAAAACGGTGTAAAGGGATTTTTGCATAAATTATTCAAGCTAACGAGATAG
- a CDS encoding chemotaxis response regulator protein-glutamate methylesterase: MAPYRVLIVDDSAFMRKIFSDLILKDSMFSIIATATNGAEAVKAVEKWKPDVVTLDLEMPEMNGLEALQKIMKQNPTPVIMLSGISEDNTRDTIKALQFGAFDFIRKPSGIATNDIIQVGEQLIEKLKTAVQARKPSFIEEKMELPDKAKELETKKPPTTEAQTKAASRLAAPTTAKKRTEITPPIKPPSISKKPEQPAAAKTVAPSSTYKPVAPPIIASKKTEEPSPPKKELPRSTSFQHIVAIGASTGGPRALHTVISALPRDLGAPVLVVQHMPPKFTKSLAQRLDSFSALHVVEAAQGDRVHPGVVYVAPGGYHLELGKDSSGYYIHLTEQPLRNGHRPSVDVMYESLVPFKELKRHAVILTGMGSDGTKGLKQLVESGAVTSIGEAEETCIVYGMPRSAYESGAVKTVLPLQQIAARIESCVLK, translated from the coding sequence ATGGCTCCTTATCGTGTACTTATTGTAGATGATTCTGCTTTTATGAGAAAAATTTTTAGTGACCTAATTTTAAAAGATTCAATGTTTTCAATTATAGCGACTGCAACCAATGGGGCCGAAGCTGTTAAAGCAGTGGAAAAATGGAAGCCCGACGTTGTGACACTTGATCTGGAAATGCCTGAAATGAATGGACTTGAAGCTTTGCAAAAGATTATGAAACAAAATCCGACACCGGTCATTATGCTGTCCGGCATTAGTGAGGATAATACGCGGGATACAATCAAAGCCTTGCAATTTGGAGCATTTGACTTTATACGCAAGCCGTCAGGCATTGCAACAAATGATATTATCCAGGTTGGGGAGCAATTGATTGAGAAGCTAAAAACTGCCGTACAGGCGAGGAAGCCTTCATTCATTGAAGAGAAGATGGAGCTGCCAGATAAGGCAAAGGAGTTAGAAACGAAAAAGCCTCCAACAACCGAAGCACAGACAAAAGCAGCATCACGGCTTGCTGCACCTACTACGGCGAAGAAGAGAACGGAAATTACGCCGCCCATAAAGCCGCCCAGCATTAGCAAAAAGCCGGAACAGCCAGCGGCAGCCAAAACGGTGGCGCCTTCCTCTACATATAAGCCAGTTGCTCCGCCAATTATAGCGAGCAAAAAAACGGAAGAGCCTTCCCCGCCGAAAAAAGAGCTGCCAAGGTCTACATCGTTTCAGCATATTGTCGCAATCGGCGCTTCAACAGGTGGACCACGTGCCTTGCATACGGTCATTAGCGCTTTGCCTAGGGATTTAGGTGCGCCTGTCCTAGTGGTTCAGCACATGCCTCCCAAATTTACAAAATCGCTGGCTCAGCGTCTCGACAGCTTCAGTGCGCTGCATGTCGTTGAAGCGGCTCAAGGCGACCGGGTACATCCGGGCGTTGTCTATGTTGCTCCCGGAGGCTATCATTTAGAGCTTGGCAAAGATAGTTCCGGTTATTATATTCATTTAACTGAGCAGCCGCTGCGCAATGGGCATCGTCCATCGGTAGATGTGATGTATGAATCATTGGTTCCTTTCAAGGAGCTAAAGCGTCATGCGGTCATCCTGACCGGAATGGGCAGCGATGGTACGAAGGGTCTTAAGCAGCTGGTTGAGAGCGGTGCGGTAACCTCCATAGGCGAGGCGGAGGAAACTTGCATCGTTTACGGTATGCCGCGCAGCGCCTACGAAAGCGGAGCAGTTAAGACCGTGCTCCCGCTGCAACAAATCGCTGCACGCATAGAAAGCTGTGTACTTAAATAA
- a CDS encoding chemotaxis protein CheA: MDMNAYLSMFIDESNDHLQSLNENLLRLEGEPEDLSIVQNIFRSAHTLKGMSATMGYEDLAALTHEMENVLDLVRNSKLKMDSFIFDTLFKGLDALEAMVQDVVNGGTGKADVTSIVSALQSIFSGEHKQAEPDQKAAATGESASADKPILLLDEYQTSVLKQSIDSGHQAYHIHVTIREDCLLKAVRAYMVFNLLEAHGEIVKSEPSVQDLEQEKFDRSFTVFTITQTKLEDLHVQIMNVSEVESAVVTLLDEESLHLLSTPTASQQAENEIKKAKEEVAAAIAVIEKKDEDKAPAAAAPRKEAAAAAAPAAVNRTIRVDIDRLDTLMNLFSELLIDRVRLEQLSSEIKRNDLTETVEHMTRVSTDLQNIVLKLRMVPVDSVFNRFPRMIRDLAKSLDKKIELVITGADTELDRTVIDEIGDPLVHLLRNSVDHGIETVEERIAAGKSEVGTIYLRAYHSGNHVFIEVEEDGRGINQERVLKTAIKNGVVTEDEAKKLSSDEINMLIFAAGFSTAEKISDISGRGVGLDVVRSKITSLGGNVTIDSAFGRGTKFSVQLPLTLSIISAMLIKLGSEKYAIPLSSIVETSIIRRSQILNVHGNLMIEFRNTVIPLVSLSRVLETPDFNDSAEEETEIVVVRKGEKWAAVTVDEFIGQNEIVLKTLGKYLTNIEAISGATILGDGQVALIIDPNALIK; this comes from the coding sequence ATGGATATGAATGCCTATCTGTCGATGTTCATCGACGAATCTAACGACCATCTTCAAAGTTTGAATGAAAACTTATTGCGACTGGAAGGCGAGCCGGAAGATCTGTCAATTGTTCAAAATATATTCCGTTCGGCTCATACTTTGAAAGGCATGTCGGCAACGATGGGATATGAGGATCTGGCTGCCTTAACACATGAAATGGAAAATGTGCTTGATCTTGTTCGCAATAGCAAGCTCAAGATGGACAGCTTTATATTTGATACCCTTTTCAAGGGTCTTGATGCGCTGGAGGCTATGGTGCAGGATGTCGTTAACGGTGGTACTGGTAAAGCGGATGTGACATCAATTGTGTCCGCACTTCAGTCGATTTTTAGCGGAGAGCATAAACAAGCGGAGCCGGATCAAAAGGCCGCAGCTACAGGCGAATCTGCCAGTGCGGACAAGCCTATTTTGCTGCTGGATGAATATCAGACTTCGGTTCTTAAGCAATCCATTGATAGCGGTCATCAGGCCTATCATATTCATGTAACGATTCGCGAGGACTGTTTGCTGAAGGCCGTTCGCGCCTATATGGTGTTCAACCTGCTAGAAGCACACGGAGAGATTGTGAAATCGGAGCCCTCTGTACAGGATTTGGAGCAGGAAAAATTCGATCGTTCCTTCACTGTATTTACAATTACACAGACGAAGCTGGAAGATCTGCACGTGCAAATTATGAATGTATCCGAAGTAGAGTCGGCAGTTGTGACTTTGCTTGATGAGGAGTCGCTTCATCTGCTCAGCACGCCAACAGCGAGCCAGCAAGCAGAGAATGAGATTAAGAAGGCGAAGGAAGAGGTTGCAGCGGCAATCGCTGTCATCGAGAAAAAAGACGAAGACAAGGCTCCTGCCGCGGCTGCACCTCGTAAAGAAGCTGCTGCTGCGGCTGCACCAGCAGCTGTTAATCGGACAATTCGCGTTGATATCGACCGTCTGGATACGCTGATGAATTTGTTTAGCGAACTGCTGATTGATCGCGTACGACTGGAACAGCTTTCAAGCGAAATCAAGCGCAATGATTTGACCGAGACGGTTGAGCATATGACGCGTGTAAGTACGGATTTGCAAAATATCGTACTCAAGCTGCGCATGGTTCCCGTCGATTCGGTGTTCAACCGTTTCCCGCGCATGATTCGCGATTTGGCGAAGTCGCTTGATAAAAAAATCGAATTGGTCATCACAGGTGCGGATACAGAGCTTGACCGTACCGTTATTGATGAAATAGGCGATCCGCTCGTTCACTTGCTTCGCAACTCAGTCGATCATGGCATCGAGACGGTGGAAGAACGTATTGCTGCTGGAAAGTCGGAGGTAGGAACCATTTACCTGCGCGCTTACCACAGCGGCAACCATGTGTTCATTGAAGTGGAAGAGGATGGACGCGGCATTAACCAAGAGCGCGTTCTGAAGACAGCGATCAAAAACGGCGTCGTTACCGAAGATGAGGCGAAAAAGCTGTCCAGCGACGAAATTAATATGCTGATTTTTGCAGCAGGTTTTAGTACAGCTGAGAAAATTTCAGATATTTCTGGACGCGGTGTAGGACTGGACGTTGTACGTTCCAAAATTACATCGCTCGGCGGAAATGTTACCATTGATTCGGCGTTTGGCAGAGGGACTAAATTTTCGGTACAGCTTCCGCTGACGTTGTCGATTATTTCGGCCATGCTGATCAAGCTGGGCTCGGAAAAATATGCGATTCCGCTATCCTCCATTGTGGAAACCAGCATTATCCGCAGATCGCAAATTTTGAACGTTCATGGCAATTTAATGATTGAATTCCGCAATACTGTTATTCCTCTTGTATCGCTGAGCCGTGTGCTTGAGACACCTGACTTTAATGATAGCGCCGAGGAAGAAACCGAAATTGTAGTGGTGCGCAAGGGAGAAAAATGGGCGGCGGTCACCGTTGATGAGTTTATCGGCCAAAACGAGATCGTGCTTAAAACGCTTGGCAAATATTTGACCAATATCGAGGCGATTTCTGGAGCGACGATTTTAGGTGACGGCCAAGTGGCATTAATTATTGATCCTAACGCATTAATCAAATAG
- a CDS encoding chemotaxis protein CheW: protein MGEELKVIVFALAEEEYGIEVDKVRTIERMSPITRVPKTAAFIKGVMNLRGVVVPVVDLRGRFGLPEQEPTDNSRIIVVAVDDLEVGFIVDSANDVIDIDTDNIDSPPEIVGGVKAKYLHGIAKLGDSRLLIMLNLVEVLNKNEIEQLMQLEG from the coding sequence ATGGGAGAAGAATTGAAGGTCATTGTTTTCGCGCTAGCTGAAGAGGAATACGGAATTGAAGTAGATAAAGTCAGAACGATAGAGCGGATGTCGCCGATTACTCGCGTACCTAAAACAGCTGCTTTTATTAAAGGCGTTATGAATTTGCGCGGTGTGGTTGTGCCTGTTGTCGATCTTCGTGGGCGTTTTGGCCTACCTGAGCAGGAACCGACAGATAATTCGCGAATTATAGTAGTAGCGGTAGATGATCTTGAAGTAGGATTTATTGTCGATTCCGCGAATGATGTCATAGATATCGATACGGACAACATCGACTCTCCACCAGAAATCGTTGGCGGTGTTAAAGCGAAATACTTGCACGGCATTGCTAAGCTTGGGGACAGCAGGCTGCTCATTATGTTAAATCTAGTTGAGGTGCTGAATAAAAACGAGATCGAACAGCTCATGCAACTGGAGGGATAA
- a CDS encoding chemotaxis protein CheC has product MPQFSKFEAFELDVLKEVGNIGAGNAATALSRLLNKPVDMGVPKVSLLPFEEIAERVGGTEQVVIAVFLRVEGEAPGNMFFIIQEDAAKRLLTQLLALPHDDETGYSEMEFSALCEIGNILTGSYLSSLADFTHLAMAPSVPSVALDMAGAILSYGLLQYGEMGDSALLIETTFLEDCQDLEGHFFLIPDPESFTKIFRALGVNVE; this is encoded by the coding sequence GTGCCACAATTCAGCAAGTTTGAAGCTTTTGAGCTCGACGTACTAAAGGAAGTTGGCAATATTGGCGCAGGCAATGCAGCTACTGCATTGTCTCGTCTCCTTAACAAGCCAGTCGATATGGGAGTGCCAAAGGTTAGCCTGCTGCCCTTTGAAGAAATTGCCGAACGCGTTGGAGGTACAGAGCAGGTCGTCATCGCCGTATTTTTAAGAGTGGAAGGCGAAGCGCCAGGAAATATGTTCTTCATTATTCAGGAGGATGCAGCAAAGCGTTTGCTTACTCAACTGCTGGCACTGCCTCATGACGATGAGACGGGCTATTCCGAAATGGAGTTTTCAGCTTTATGTGAAATCGGAAATATATTGACAGGCTCTTATCTGTCCTCGCTAGCTGATTTTACTCACTTGGCGATGGCTCCATCGGTTCCATCTGTTGCGCTGGACATGGCGGGTGCTATTTTAAGCTATGGCTTGCTGCAATATGGCGAGATGGGTGATTCCGCGCTGTTGATTGAAACGACATTTCTAGAAGACTGCCAAGACCTGGAAGGCCATTTTTTCCTCATACCCGATCCTGAATCGTTCACAAAAATTTTCCGCGCTTTGGGAGTAAATGTCGAATGA
- a CDS encoding chemotaxis protein CheD has translation MIQQNLIKVGMADLNIATEGSVLKTTGLGSCVGLTLYDPYNKVAGMAHVMLPSSEIARESTINVAKYADTAIPELLERMKHVGAQQNRIVAKLAGGAQMFAFSGQSDSMRIGPRNVESCLEIVNKFKIPVFAQDTGGNYGRTIEFDSGSGLLLIRSVQLGIKEI, from the coding sequence ATGATACAGCAAAATTTGATTAAGGTAGGAATGGCTGATTTAAATATTGCAACGGAGGGTTCCGTCCTCAAAACAACTGGGCTTGGTTCTTGTGTAGGGCTTACGCTATATGATCCGTATAATAAAGTAGCCGGTATGGCGCATGTCATGCTGCCTTCCTCTGAAATTGCAAGAGAGTCGACGATTAACGTGGCGAAATATGCGGATACAGCCATTCCTGAGCTTCTAGAACGGATGAAGCATGTGGGTGCACAGCAAAATCGCATAGTTGCGAAATTGGCTGGCGGCGCACAAATGTTCGCTTTTTCAGGGCAGTCGGACTCTATGCGCATTGGTCCAAGAAATGTCGAATCTTGTCTTGAGATCGTCAACAAATTCAAGATTCCCGTTTTTGCACAGGATACAGGCGGCAATTATGGTCGCACTATTGAGTTTGACAGCGGAAGCGGTCTGCTACTCATTCGCAGCGTACAGCTTGGAATAAAGGAGATTTGA
- a CDS encoding FliA/WhiG family RNA polymerase sigma factor, whose amino-acid sequence MIASLNIPMWQAWKEEGDIEAKKRLIEQYLPLVDYVTNRMAIGLPKNVSKDDLASNGVMGLIDAIEKFDYCRGLQFETYASWRIRGAIIDGLRQGDWVPRSVREKAKKVEEAYQKLEQQYLRSVSDAEISSYLNITEKEFTTMLQEIAVTTVCSLEDPLREEESETRLSLLVDERAKNPDHKVHEVYLKDSLVNGIEKLTEKERIVVSLFYYEELSLSEIADVMSLSPSRISQLHSKAILRLRGALSKHKDQLMQY is encoded by the coding sequence ATGATTGCTTCTTTAAACATTCCGATGTGGCAAGCCTGGAAAGAAGAAGGGGATATTGAAGCGAAGAAGCGGCTTATTGAGCAATATTTGCCGCTTGTTGATTATGTGACCAATCGTATGGCTATTGGCCTGCCTAAAAATGTATCGAAGGATGACCTAGCCAGCAATGGCGTTATGGGACTAATTGATGCGATAGAGAAGTTTGACTACTGTCGGGGGCTGCAATTCGAGACCTATGCTTCCTGGCGCATTCGCGGCGCAATTATTGACGGTCTCCGTCAAGGCGACTGGGTACCGCGATCCGTGAGAGAGAAAGCGAAAAAAGTAGAAGAGGCTTATCAAAAGCTGGAACAACAGTATTTACGCTCGGTTTCCGATGCTGAAATTAGCAGTTATCTGAACATAACGGAAAAGGAGTTTACAACGATGCTCCAAGAGATTGCGGTAACGACTGTATGTTCGCTTGAGGATCCTCTTCGCGAGGAAGAATCGGAAACAAGACTTTCTCTGCTCGTGGATGAACGGGCAAAAAATCCTGACCATAAGGTCCATGAAGTATATTTGAAAGATTCGTTAGTGAATGGAATAGAGAAGCTGACGGAGAAAGAACGTATCGTCGTTTCCCTTTTTTATTATGAAGAGCTTTCTTTAAGTGAGATTGCAGACGTGATGTCGCTTTCGCCGTCACGGATTTCCCAGCTCCATTCCAAAGCTATTTTACGTCTTAGAGGAGCTTTATCCAAGCATAAAGATCAACTAATGCAGTACTAG
- a CDS encoding FapA family protein, whose product MEGQLLDTIMSVQISADKMSAFLTFKRLTDDFECSVEQLEQFVQSSGVSVGVVPGVLQSICNNPLAFYKEQTLIAEGKPAEVGKDGFVQFIYDMKSKERRPAENEDGTVDFKEMTQLKNVTRGQLIAELVAPAAGEPGITVTGDEVASKEGKAARFKIGKNVVLNNEQTAMYAALDGLITMTDKDKINVFPIYEVNGDVDYKIGNIDFVGTVVIRGNVLSGFRIKSAGDIRIIGGVEGADLDAEGSIEISGGIMAGNKGFVKAGKNVKCSFIQDGNVIAGDDVLVSQSIMHSNVRAGNNVICSGAKGLIVGGTVQAGERVKARTIGNTMSTATVIEVGVKPEHRSELLELRTKLKQHNESMDKADKALVILDQLAAIGQLTDDKMAMRIKLSATRRQSMTEVEQFRERILEIERTLEDSDQAGVDVNNTIYGGIKIVIGRYTKYIKDPLQRVSFQYLDGDISQVNYRS is encoded by the coding sequence ATGGAAGGTCAATTATTGGATACTATAATGAGCGTTCAAATTTCCGCAGATAAAATGTCAGCCTTTTTGACATTCAAACGTTTGACGGATGATTTTGAATGCTCGGTCGAACAATTAGAGCAGTTTGTGCAAAGCAGTGGAGTGAGCGTTGGTGTTGTGCCCGGCGTCCTTCAAAGCATTTGTAACAATCCGCTCGCTTTTTATAAAGAGCAAACTTTAATTGCCGAAGGAAAGCCTGCTGAAGTTGGCAAGGATGGCTTTGTTCAATTTATTTACGATATGAAAAGCAAAGAGCGGCGCCCGGCCGAAAATGAAGATGGCACTGTGGATTTCAAGGAAATGACGCAATTGAAAAATGTGACGCGTGGTCAGCTGATTGCTGAGCTGGTAGCCCCTGCTGCCGGTGAGCCGGGTATAACGGTAACCGGGGATGAGGTAGCTTCGAAAGAAGGCAAGGCAGCGCGTTTTAAAATAGGAAAAAATGTCGTGCTGAACAATGAGCAAACTGCCATGTATGCGGCGCTGGACGGACTCATTACGATGACGGATAAGGATAAAATCAATGTATTTCCTATTTACGAGGTTAATGGCGACGTAGATTATAAAATAGGAAATATTGATTTTGTCGGTACCGTAGTCATCCGCGGGAATGTACTTAGCGGCTTCCGTATCAAATCTGCGGGAGATATTCGCATTATTGGCGGGGTTGAAGGCGCCGATTTGGACGCTGAAGGCTCCATCGAAATATCAGGTGGCATTATGGCCGGCAACAAAGGGTTTGTCAAAGCTGGTAAAAATGTGAAATGCTCCTTTATTCAGGATGGCAATGTTATTGCTGGCGATGATGTGCTCGTCTCGCAGAGCATTATGCACTCGAATGTTCGTGCTGGCAACAACGTCATTTGCTCTGGAGCCAAGGGGCTGATTGTTGGCGGGACTGTTCAAGCGGGTGAGCGCGTAAAGGCTCGTACCATTGGGAATACAATGTCTACCGCTACAGTAATTGAAGTAGGTGTAAAGCCGGAGCACCGCTCGGAGCTTCTGGAATTGCGCACAAAGCTTAAACAACACAATGAGAGTATGGATAAGGCAGATAAAGCGCTTGTAATTTTGGATCAATTGGCTGCAATTGGGCAGCTGACCGATGACAAAATGGCGATGCGCATCAAGCTTAGTGCGACTAGACGGCAGTCGATGACCGAAGTCGAGCAGTTCCGCGAGCGAATTTTGGAAATTGAGCGCACGCTGGAGGATAGCGACCAAGCTGGAGTTGACGTCAATAACACGATTTATGGCGGAATCAAAATTGTAATTGGCCGATATACGAAATATATTAAAGACCCGTTGCAGCGTGTTTCCTTTCAGTATTTAGATGGAGACATCTCGCAGGTTAATTACCGTTCGTAA
- the rpsB gene encoding 30S ribosomal protein S2, whose amino-acid sequence MAVISMKQLLEAGVHFGHQTRRWNPKMDRYIFTERNGIYIIDLQKTVKKVDEAYNFVRSIAAEGGTMLFVGTKKQAQDSVKEEAERCGNFYINQRWLGGTLTNFQTIQKRIDRLKTLEKWEEDGTFEVLPKKEVIILRKEKDRLEKFLGGIKGMKSLPSALFIIDPRKERIAVAEARKLGIPIVGIVDTNCDPDEIDYVIPGNDDAIRAVKLLTSKMADAIVEANQGEQTTA is encoded by the coding sequence ATGGCGGTTATTTCCATGAAACAGCTACTTGAAGCTGGGGTACACTTCGGTCATCAGACTCGTCGTTGGAACCCGAAGATGGATCGTTATATCTTCACTGAAAGAAACGGAATTTACATTATCGATTTGCAAAAAACAGTTAAAAAAGTTGACGAGGCTTATAACTTCGTTCGCTCAATCGCTGCAGAGGGCGGCACTATGCTGTTCGTCGGCACGAAGAAGCAAGCTCAAGATTCCGTTAAGGAAGAAGCTGAGCGTTGCGGTAACTTCTACATCAACCAACGTTGGCTCGGCGGTACGCTGACTAACTTCCAAACGATTCAAAAACGTATTGACCGTTTGAAAACTTTGGAGAAATGGGAAGAGGATGGCACTTTCGAAGTTCTTCCTAAGAAAGAAGTTATTATTCTTCGCAAAGAAAAAGACCGTTTGGAAAAATTCCTCGGCGGCATCAAAGGCATGAAATCGTTGCCTAGCGCATTGTTCATCATCGATCCTCGTAAAGAGCGTATCGCTGTTGCTGAAGCACGCAAGCTTGGAATCCCTATCGTAGGTATCGTTGATACAAACTGCGATCCAGACGAAATTGACTATGTCATTCCTGGTAATGATGATGCAATTCGTGCAGTTAAATTGCTTACGTCCAAAATGGCTGATGCAATTGTTGAAGCTAACCAAGGTGAGCAAACAACTGCTTAA
- the tsf gene encoding translation elongation factor Ts: protein MAVSASAVKELRERTGAGMLDCKKALDHTDGDITKAIEFLREKGLAAAANKAGRIATEGVVESYIHAGGRIGVLVEVNCETDFVAKTDQFREFARDIAMQIAAANPKFVRREEVPGDELEKEREILRAQALNEGKPEKIVDKMVEGRISKYYEEYCLLEQSFIKNPDQTVSELLNEKINKIGENISIRRFVRYELGEGLEKKVDNFVEEVMSQAKL from the coding sequence ATGGCAGTTAGTGCGAGCGCAGTAAAAGAACTTCGCGAAAGAACAGGAGCAGGAATGCTCGATTGCAAAAAGGCTTTGGATCATACAGATGGTGATATCACGAAAGCGATTGAATTCCTTCGTGAGAAAGGCCTTGCTGCAGCAGCTAACAAAGCTGGACGTATTGCAACTGAAGGCGTTGTTGAATCCTACATCCATGCTGGCGGCCGTATTGGCGTTCTAGTTGAAGTTAACTGTGAAACAGACTTCGTTGCTAAAACAGACCAATTCCGCGAGTTCGCAAGAGATATCGCGATGCAAATCGCTGCTGCAAACCCTAAATTCGTTCGCCGCGAAGAAGTTCCTGGCGATGAGCTTGAGAAAGAACGCGAAATTTTGCGTGCACAAGCCCTTAACGAAGGCAAGCCTGAGAAAATCGTTGATAAAATGGTTGAAGGCCGCATTTCCAAATATTATGAAGAATATTGCTTGCTTGAGCAATCGTTCATCAAAAACCCAGACCAAACCGTTTCTGAGCTTCTTAACGAGAAGATCAACAAAATTGGTGAAAACATTTCAATCCGTCGTTTCGTTCGTTATGAGTTGGGCGAAGGTCTTGAGAAAAAAGTTGATAACTTCGTAGAAGAAGTTATGTCGCAAGCTAAACTGTAA